A DNA window from Mesorhizobium sp. C432A contains the following coding sequences:
- a CDS encoding MFS transporter, with translation MSADADRPASAGLSRLRLFVVLACLYLAQAIPSYLFAAAIPPILREQGVSRTAIGLIALLMLPLVLKFLWAPLVDRFRPMARAHRAGWVIITQIGVIAGIAAMLWIEPTDVAGIFAVGLVVSLLMSTQDIATDGYAAKYLDPKDRPIGNAIQGGAVALGVVLGGTLGLLAYHHAGWQTMVAMVAALSIIPLVAAFAMRETDPVASAPQAAIDRPSILRFLRRPEARQILWIALIYRASEGLVKSMEGSYLVDAGVPLDIIGYLSGGAALTVGLGGSALAAWLLHNRGAASVLGLLGALRTICFLIFALHAFGAIAGFWPIFGASFLQTLVRYMEIVALYSLFMSVTSSDQPGTDFTILSCAQLIVYLVGSMLAGRLADMLGYSALFTLATVLSGIAVVATYRMLNAHFADAAKTQPGTPMPLPEVAE, from the coding sequence ATGAGCGCCGACGCAGACCGGCCGGCGTCTGCCGGGCTTTCGCGCCTGCGGCTTTTCGTCGTCCTGGCCTGCCTTTATCTGGCGCAGGCGATCCCGAGCTATCTGTTTGCCGCGGCGATCCCGCCGATCCTGCGCGAGCAGGGGGTGTCGCGCACCGCCATTGGCTTGATCGCGCTGCTGATGCTGCCGCTGGTGCTGAAATTCCTATGGGCGCCGCTGGTCGACCGCTTTCGGCCAATGGCCCGCGCCCATCGCGCCGGCTGGGTCATCATCACCCAGATCGGCGTCATCGCCGGCATCGCCGCCATGCTTTGGATCGAGCCGACCGATGTCGCCGGTATCTTTGCCGTCGGCCTTGTCGTGAGCCTGTTGATGTCGACCCAGGACATCGCCACCGACGGCTACGCGGCCAAATATCTCGACCCGAAGGACAGGCCGATCGGCAATGCGATCCAGGGCGGCGCCGTCGCGCTCGGCGTCGTTCTCGGCGGCACGCTCGGCCTGTTGGCTTATCATCATGCCGGCTGGCAAACCATGGTGGCCATGGTGGCCGCGCTGTCCATCATCCCGCTGGTCGCCGCCTTCGCCATGCGCGAGACCGATCCCGTCGCCAGCGCGCCGCAGGCGGCCATCGACCGCCCCTCGATCCTGCGCTTTCTGCGCCGGCCGGAGGCACGCCAGATCCTGTGGATCGCGCTCATCTACCGCGCCAGCGAGGGGCTGGTGAAGTCGATGGAAGGCTCCTATCTCGTCGATGCCGGCGTGCCGCTCGATATCATCGGTTATCTCTCGGGCGGTGCCGCGCTCACCGTCGGGCTCGGCGGCTCGGCGCTGGCGGCGTGGCTGCTGCACAACAGGGGCGCCGCCTCGGTGCTCGGCCTGCTCGGCGCGCTGCGAACCATCTGCTTCCTGATCTTCGCGCTGCACGCTTTCGGCGCTATCGCCGGCTTCTGGCCGATCTTCGGCGCCTCGTTCCTGCAGACGCTGGTGCGCTACATGGAGATCGTGGCGCTCTACAGCCTGTTCATGTCCGTCACGTCGTCGGACCAACCCGGCACCGATTTCACCATCCTGTCCTGCGCCCAGCTCATCGTCTACCTCGTCGGCTCCATGCTTGCCGGCCGCCTTGCCGACATGCTCGGCTACTCCGCGTTGTTCACCCTGGCGACAGTGCTGTCGGGCATCGCCGTGGTGGCGACCTATCGCATGCTGAATGCCCATTTCGCCGATGCCGCAAAGACCCAGCCAGGAACGCCGATGCCGCTGCCGGAGGTCGCCGAATGA
- a CDS encoding MFS transporter: MKNRSSLLRRLATAVSAIGFGQSAFVSLVPLVMERQRLDTFAIGAATAVGAAAFLVGSPLWGRMGERLGHARLLRLLGLAMLAGQAVFAILLIAGTGAALGIALLMLSRTVYGFAASGVMPTAQVWASRSVADDRRQAALGLLGAGVSMGRLAGALAATAAVLSPLLPPILFLFSPLLLWLARGKGEAGGRTDGRAADVGRGISPFDRRALPCLAMGLCLTLGFGQVQMMLGPMTQQRFGLGATQATTLTGLALMLVAVVMVLVQGLLMARLRLAERNSVIVGCLMVCVGMTALAVTASHVASAASLVVAAAGIALATPGYTAWLMKRLEPGEQGAAAGWLTSTHVLGQSIGALAGGFAFTLWPFAPLAGCAALALAAAGLAAMIHKH, translated from the coding sequence ATGAAAAATCGATCTTCGCTTCTGCGCCGCCTGGCAACCGCGGTCTCGGCAATCGGCTTCGGCCAGTCGGCCTTCGTATCGCTCGTTCCCCTGGTGATGGAGCGGCAGAGGCTCGACACGTTTGCCATCGGCGCGGCAACTGCTGTCGGCGCGGCGGCCTTTCTGGTCGGCTCGCCGCTGTGGGGTCGCATGGGCGAGCGGCTTGGCCATGCCAGGCTGCTGCGCTTGCTCGGCCTCGCCATGCTGGCCGGCCAGGCGGTGTTCGCCATTCTGCTGATAGCCGGCACGGGAGCCGCGCTGGGCATCGCTTTGCTGATGCTTTCGCGAACCGTGTACGGTTTTGCCGCGTCCGGCGTCATGCCGACGGCGCAGGTCTGGGCCAGCCGCTCGGTTGCCGATGACAGGCGACAGGCCGCGCTGGGACTGCTTGGCGCCGGCGTCAGCATGGGGCGGCTGGCCGGCGCGCTGGCGGCAACGGCTGCCGTCCTGTCGCCGCTGCTGCCGCCCATCCTGTTCCTGTTCAGCCCGCTGTTGCTGTGGCTCGCGCGGGGCAAAGGGGAAGCCGGCGGACGGACCGACGGCAGGGCGGCCGACGTCGGCCGAGGAATATCGCCCTTCGATCGCCGCGCTCTGCCTTGCCTGGCGATGGGCTTGTGCCTGACGCTCGGCTTCGGACAGGTGCAGATGATGCTCGGCCCGATGACCCAGCAGCGTTTTGGCCTTGGTGCGACGCAGGCCACGACGTTGACCGGCCTGGCCCTGATGCTGGTCGCCGTCGTCATGGTTCTGGTCCAGGGACTGCTCATGGCGCGCCTGCGGCTGGCGGAGCGCAACAGCGTCATCGTCGGCTGTCTCATGGTTTGCGTCGGCATGACGGCGCTGGCCGTCACGGCCAGCCATGTTGCCTCGGCAGCGTCTCTGGTGGTGGCAGCGGCCGGCATTGCGCTGGCTACACCCGGCTACACCGCCTGGCTGATGAAGCGCCTGGAGCCCGGCGAGCAGGGCGCGGCGGCCGGCTGGCTCACCAGCACCCATGTGCTCGGCCAGAGCATCGGCGCATTGGCCGGCGGCTTCGCCTTCACGCTCTGGCCCTTTGCGCCGCTGGCCGGCTGCGCCGCGCTGGCTCTGGCCGCCGCCGGTCTTGCAGCCATGATTCATAAGCACTAG